gtaaaattttgaCGACTCTTCTTGAGAAACATCTTGTGAGCTGTTTTTGTATAGTAAACAGTCAAATCTTGTAACTCTATCCACATTTTTATATCTCTTGAGTAATGGTAAAATATATCGCTTTTCGCTAATAGAGAAGAACGAGATGGGGATGTTCTTGACTGATTTTGTGCCAAGTCGGCGGCAGACAAAGAATTTAATGATGAAGGACCAGCCCCATCAAAttcgtttttattattttcgttatcatcgtcatcaacATGATCAATTTGCGCTGGGTCTTGTTGTTCTATTGAATGAGTCGGCCTGTCCTGTTCATTTCTCATTTGTTTCGACCTTGTCGAATTGTCTTCTATATTTGCGTTTTTCCTTAAATCTCTTGTGTATAATTTGATCAAATGATCATTAGAGGGGAATTTTGGTTCTCTATCACAAATGTCATCGCAATCCATGACTGAGTTTGAAATCAAAGGTAATTCTGAGCAATAAATATCCAGTTCTTTGTTGTAGTATACCAATTTATAATCTGATGTTTTTGATATCAGAGGTATAGGGGACCAAGTGGATGCAATGTTGGAGTGTATCCCATTTATTATCATTTCTATCTCTTCTAACGGTAATATTTTGATAGTATCCTCTGGAATTGGTACGGGGCTTGCCTTCTCGCTATAAGATTGAATATCGGTATTTCTGTCATTCATCGTTGTATTTGTATTCGTTTTGGATAATCGTTCAGCACTCTTTGTTAAATCTTGCGTAAGGCTGGTATTGGAGTTGAAGTTTGACGACTCAGGGGTCACTTGGGAATCATCATTCGAAGTCGAAAAGGTACTAGAATTATTCACAGATGTAGCATTATTGTTGCCGGTACTTGACTCTGCATTGTGAGCGGTTGCCAGTGACGCTGATAAAGTAGAGCTTCCCCTTCTACTTTTACTTGGATTTCTGGGCACATGCAAATACGCACCATTACCCAAACTATTCAAGCTACTGCGTCTTGAACTTTTACTTGAGCTGTACTTTTTCATCGGATGACTATGCTTCCGAAAATGACTGTCCCTTAACGGTCTTCCAAAGTTTTGAGGAAACCAGCCTCTATCAACTTTCCCACTATTGTCGTCAATGACTAATCCATCCCACCATCCAGACGAATTTTTATTcagtatatatatagtatcTCCCTGTTGCACAGATAAAAGTTGGGAAGAGCCATCTTTCTTTATGGGGTGATTGAAATCATAAGCAGCAACAACTATACCAATTGGGCGAATACTGGTCAACTCAGTCGCCGAGGGGGAGGAAGAAGGAGATGCTGACAAAGCTTCCGAATTAGTAGAAGTAGACGTATTTGAGGAAGAACTGAATAGTGTTTGGCTTGATTGAGAAGCGTTACTGTCCTCTCTTTTAGAGTTTGCACTGGACATAGACGGATTAGTATCGGACATGATACGATTATATCTAAATAACCACCTTGTTTTTTCGTTTTATCTTTTGtctatattcaaaaaaaaatctcgCTTTTTTCACTCCAGTTCTTTCCAAAGAGCAACTAGCCTGTTCAGTTACGGAATCGTTCACTGTTTGTGAAAAAGATATAATTCTCTCTGGCTCGGCAACGGTGTAGCTTCTTTCGTCCTAATTGAACTTATTTTTTAGTTCTactttattttattttctttccttagTTCTGTCAAAAGTCCGTGCCGCGTGATGTTCAAGGGACACTTTGAGCACAATAAGAAATCACGTAAAAACCTAGAGATGAATAATAGTATATAGTAATTGCTCAACGCTTGACTTTAGGTAAGACGACGAAAGTATTTAACCCGTATAAAGCTCTGAAGAATATGTAAATGTAGGAGTATAAcataacgaaaaaaaaacaacaacaatgaaataaaaacaaaatgaagTGATGATGAGTAGCTGATACtgtagaaaaaaatgaataagaTAGAGAAACatcttttttgattgtcaaaaaaaaacaacagatataaaagaaaaccgaATTGAAATAATTAACTCCTGAATGAACCACGTTCCCCACCTTTCATTTCCTTAATAAGAGATCTAATGTTTGCATTTGAAGTagctctttttcttgcatTCTGATACTGACTTATACAATTTTGAATGCTTGACCTTCATTCCTAATTGTTTCAAGTGTTTGATAGACCAGTTAGTATCGTTACGAACTTTAAATCGGAAAACCTGGAATGATTTCATTGGATTGAGGCGAAACTTGCGTAGTTGCAATCTGGATCTTGACCAGAATTGCTTCGTTTTTCGAAAAGACTGCCTGAAGAATTTCGTTAGACGTGGAGAAAATTGGTTATACTTATTTCGACATAATGTGAATAGCTTTTGCCAGTGGtgtttttgttcattatgaaatatcatcaaattttttcgGGTGGACGTGAGAGCCTTCTTGAGAACTGCATGTAACTTCATTCTCCCCCCGTTTAACTTGTCGATTCTCTTATGCCAGCCGTTTTTCATTCTGGCCTTTGTGGTATACCAAAGAATAACAAGATCAGCCTTGTATCTTTTCCACCCCATTATCTCATCATCCTTTAATGGATACGCTATATGGTTGTCGAAATCGACGTAGTACTTCCCTGAGGGAGCCCATTGACTTAAAGAGTTGCCGGTTGAATCATAAGAGTTTTTATTGACAAAGTCAATGTTACCGTATAacattttcctttcattATTCCGAAGTAACTGTTGCGATTTGAAGCCTGCAAATACATCACCAGTCAGAGAATACTCAAGGGCCAAGTACGAAAAAGTCATAGAAACTAGCGACGTCAACATGATAACATGCCACATCCTCAGTTTAGTTGTCTTGCCCTCGCATTTATCTATAACGTCATCCATTCGCGAAATCGAATCATTTCTCATAGACGTCGCAGTTACACTATCCTTTAATCTCGAACCTTCCAAACTTGGTAAGACTGTTCCACCAATCTTTGAGCCAGACAAGGTGTCAAACGACTCTGAGATAGCAGGAACTGTGGTTTGATCGGCAGCTgtagcagcagcagcaataGCAGCACCCTTTAATTCACCGGGCGTTCTCATATCGTAAACACGATTCATCTGCGAGGAGTCTTCACTGCTAGTGTTCGACAAGACATCGGCATCGAAGTCTTCATCGTCCTCCTYAGCAAAAGGGCCCTCGTGCAAACTATCCAAGGATATTTCCGATTTCGAtgcttcctcttcttcttcctcttcctcttctttttctttccccTTACGTAATTTACGTAATCTAACTACATTCCAATGGTCGTCTTCCAGCGTCATTTTAGGTTTAACTGTTCTACTAGTTTTTGCTATTATTACTGTGTTACTGTGATATCTTTTACTTTCTACCCAAACAGAAGCTTTCGCACTTTTgttgtatataaataaaatgcTTGGCCAGTAACCTGCATATATTTACCCAGCCGTAGTGATATGCTCTGACTAATTATATCTCCCAATGCCCCATCTCATCTAGTGTAGATCATTTACTATGGCTTGATCCAGGTACCTTGATAAGCAGCTGTCACACAAAG
This DNA window, taken from Saccharomyces eubayanus strain FM1318 chromosome XII, whole genome shotgun sequence, encodes the following:
- the ATG39 gene encoding Atg39p, which encodes MTLEDDHWNVVRLRKLRKGKEKEEEEEEEEEASKSEISLDSLHEGPFAXEDDEDFDADVLSNTSSEDSSQMNRVYDMRTPGELKGAAIAAAATAADQTTVPAISESFDTLSGSKIGGTVLPSLEGSRLKDSVTATSMRNDSISRMDDVIDKCEGKTTKLRMWHVIMLTSLVSMTFSYLALEYSLTGDVFAGFKSQQLLRNNERKMLYGNIDFVNKNSYDSTGNSLSQWAPSGKYYVDFDNHIAYPLKDDEIMGWKRYKADLVILWYTTKARMKNGWHKRIDKLNGGRMKLHAVLKKALTSTRKNLMIFHNEQKHHWQKLFTLCRNKYNQFSPRLTKFFRQSFRKTKQFWSRSRLQLRKFRLNPMKSFQVFRFKVRNDTNWSIKHLKQLGMKVKHSKLYKSVSECKKKSYFKCKH